The segment GGTGACATAGAGGGTAGCTCCCTGTCTTTCCTCTGGCGAGGTTTCTAATAGGCAATTGACCTCGGCGTGTATGGTTCTTTTGCAATGGCCATCCATAAGGTAGCATCCTTCGTCCTCACAATGGGGCAAACCAGAGGGGCTACCATTGTATCCTGTTCCTTTTATTCTTTTATCTTTTACCACCACTGCCCCTACATGGAGTCTGGGACAGGTACTTCTTTCTTTTACTTGATAGGCAATGTCCATAAAATAGGTATCCCAATCTTTTCTCATGAGTGATTCCCCCTTTATCTAAGTATTGGTCATTCTAGAGGATGACAAAACCTCTTCTTTATCCTCTACTCGATAATCAATTTAAATTAAGGTCAGACTTTTAAAAGTCCGACCTTAATCATTTTATTATTTGGTTCCAAATAGTCTATCCCCAGCATCCCCTAGTCCGGGAACAATATAGCCGTGATCATTTAGCTTTTCATCTACAACAGCTGCATAGATGTCCACGTCGGGGTGGTCTTTATTGATGAGATCTATTCCCACTCGGGAGGCTAAAAGGCACATGAATTTAATGTTTTTTGCTCCTCTATCCTTTAAAAATTGAATCCCTGCAACTGCTGAACCACCTGTGGCTAGCATAGGGTCTAATAGGATTAGATCTCTTTCTTCGATATCACTAGGGAGTTTGCAATAATATTCTACGGGTTTTAGGGTTTCTGGATCTCGATACAGTCCTATATGACCAACCTTAGCTGCGGGAATGAGGTTAAGCATGCCATCCACCATTCCCAATCCTGCTCTGAGTATAGGAACAATACCTAGCTTTTTCCCTCCTATCACCTTGGTCTTCGCCTTACCTACTGGAGTTTCTACTTCTGCATCTTCTAGAGGCAAATCCCTTGTAACTTCATAGGCCATTAATGTAGAAATTTCATTAACCAATTCTCTAAATTCCTTAGCCCCTGTGTTAATATCCCGAATAATGCTCATTTTATGTTGTATTAATGGATGATCAAAAATCATTACTTTTCCCATTTGTCTACCTCCCTTGTTTTTGTTTGGCTCATCAAATTGGCACTGTTGAGTGCGTTGGATTTTGATTAATAAAATCCCTTACTTACTATACTTTCTCTCAATATCCGTCATTTTATTAACTCGTCTTTCATGACGTCCCCCTTCAAAGGGAGTATCCAACCATATGTTTACAATTTCCACTGCCAAATCTGGTCCTGTCACTCTTCCTCCTAAGGCTAGGATATTGGCATTGTTATGTAATCTAGACATTTTTGCGGAGAAACAGTCTCCCACCAATGCCGCTCGAATGCCTGGTACTTTATTGGCAGCAATCGAGATACCTAGCCCTGTACCACAGATTAAAATTCCTTTTTCGCACTGTCCCTGAATAATAGCTTCTGTTACCTTTTCTGCAAAATCTGTATAGTCTACCGATTGGGTAGAATGGGTCCCGAAGTCTTCCACTTCATATTCTTTACTTTGTAGGTGTTCTTTTATACGTTCCTTTAGCTGAAACCCGCCATGGTCACTACCGATTGCAATTTTCATCATCATGCACCTCCAAATATTTTTATCCTTTCGGTCTAGCTATTATTTTATTCCTTATCTATTCTACTATATATAACTACGTATAAGCAATTTGAAATGGAAATAAAATTCCCTCTTCTATTTTCTATTCTCTAGTAACTTTCTCAAGATCTTCTCCAGCGCCCCTTGTATTTCTTCTGCTGTTTTTCTATACTCCTCTATGGATAGTCCAAAGGGGTCTGGAATGTCTAGGGCTAAATCACCCTTTTCCTCTCCCTGAGCATATTCCAGAAGGGTAAATACTTTGCCCTGTAAATAGGGTTCCATTTGAAGAATTTGATCCTTATGTCTTTGGGTCATGGTAAGGATAAGGTCGGCCTCTTGGGCTAGTTGGAAGGTTAAAGCCTGGGATGTATGAGGGGTGATGTCAATATCCATGTCCTCCATTACTTTTATGGCTTTGGGGTTGGCTGGCTCCTGCTGCAGCACTAAGGTACCCGCTGAAATGATCTCCATATCTTCAATGTCATTTCCCCTATTCCCTGTAAGTTTTTTAAATATCCCCTCCGCCATACTACTGCGACAGGTATTCCCCGTACAAACAAATAATATTTTCATCATTTTTATTTCTCCTTTATCCTTTATTTTGCCACATGGATTATTCGATGGCCTGCTGCTTTCGTCATACGATTGATAATGGCAAAGCCTATTCCTTGACTGCTAATGCTTTCTGCCAATATCACATCCACTTTCTCTTTATCAAATTGTCGTAAAAGGTCAAATAGATTGGAGGCTATACTCTGGGGCTTGTCCCTTTGTCCCAAGGATAGGACGATGTCTCCCCTATAGTCATCCTTTGTTTCCACGGTAGCAAGAATCCCTACCTTTTTCCCCTGCAATTGGTATTCTTTAGTCAGGGCATTGATTTTTTCCACTACCGCCTTTGTAGGCCCTTCTATCATAGTCATAGGGGCCGCGGGTGCATAGTGGGTATATTTCATCCCTGGGGATTTTGGTTGATATTGTTGCCCTAGGTCATCTAAAATTCCTGGGTCTATATTTACTTCCCCCAGTAGATTTTGTAAGTCTTCATAGGTTATTCCCCCCGGTCTTAATATGGTGGGAATGGGTGTGGTTATATCCACTACAGTGGATTCTAAACCAATCTGGGATGGATCTCCTTCGATGATAATATCTACCCTCCCGGTTAAGTCCTGAATCACATGCTCGGCTTTTGTAGGACTGGGTTTCCCCGATAGATTGGCACTGGGCGCTGCTATGGGCAGTCGGGTTTCCTTGATCAACCAATGGGCAATGGGATGAGAGGGCATACGAAGGGCTACTGTATTTAATCCTCCGGTTACTTCCTTTGGTATGATGGAAGATTTCTCAAAGATAATGGTCAGAGGACCAGGCCAAAAGGCTTCTATTAGTTTTTCTGCCACCGGCGGAATAGATGCCACCAAGGGCTTTATTTCTTCTTTATCTGCAATATGTAATATCAAGGGATTATCTGAAGGCCTCCCCTTAGCCTCATATATTTTTTTTACAGCCTTTGGATCTAATCCATTGGCTCCTAATCCATATACTGTTTCTGTAGGGAAAGCCACTGTTCCCCCCTCTTTTAACACCTGGGCTGCTTGTTGTATTTTGTCCTGATCCTGTTGGTTACCTTCTATGGTTAACACTAAGGTATTTATCATTTGTTTCACTCCTTCAATCTCTACATAAAATCAACATTTTCTAACTATTTTATTCCGACAGAGAATCTCATACGGAGGAATAGAAATTACTTAGTGACGTCTTTGCAAATGTTGATTATAACACCCAATGAATGGAAATATTAAAGCCGTCTAAAAGCCTGGATGTTTGACCCTAGGGAGTTTCCAGGCTTTAGGATTTAATATTGGAATGAATTGTCGGTGTTATTCAACAATGCAATCAAGGAACGGGTATTTT is part of the Irregularibacter muris genome and harbors:
- the rpiB gene encoding ribose 5-phosphate isomerase B; its protein translation is MKIAIGSDHGGFQLKERIKEHLQSKEYEVEDFGTHSTQSVDYTDFAEKVTEAIIQGQCEKGILICGTGLGISIAANKVPGIRAALVGDCFSAKMSRLHNNANILALGGRVTGPDLAVEIVNIWLDTPFEGGRHERRVNKMTDIERKYSK
- a CDS encoding L-threonylcarbamoyladenylate synthase, translating into MNTLVLTIEGNQQDQDKIQQAAQVLKEGGTVAFPTETVYGLGANGLDPKAVKKIYEAKGRPSDNPLILHIADKEEIKPLVASIPPVAEKLIEAFWPGPLTIIFEKSSIIPKEVTGGLNTVALRMPSHPIAHWLIKETRLPIAAPSANLSGKPSPTKAEHVIQDLTGRVDIIIEGDPSQIGLESTVVDITTPIPTILRPGGITYEDLQNLLGEVNIDPGILDDLGQQYQPKSPGMKYTHYAPAAPMTMIEGPTKAVVEKINALTKEYQLQGKKVGILATVETKDDYRGDIVLSLGQRDKPQSIASNLFDLLRQFDKEKVDVILAESISSQGIGFAIINRMTKAAGHRIIHVAK
- a CDS encoding deoxycytidylate deaminase, translating into MRKDWDTYFMDIAYQVKERSTCPRLHVGAVVVKDKRIKGTGYNGSPSGLPHCEDEGCYLMDGHCKRTIHAEVNCLLETSPEERQGATLYVTHQPCPDCQKLIITSGITRVVFAEKYPPKIDWLALTPHIEVVYLQNYIASE
- the upp gene encoding uracil phosphoribosyltransferase; this translates as MGKVMIFDHPLIQHKMSIIRDINTGAKEFRELVNEISTLMAYEVTRDLPLEDAEVETPVGKAKTKVIGGKKLGIVPILRAGLGMVDGMLNLIPAAKVGHIGLYRDPETLKPVEYYCKLPSDIEERDLILLDPMLATGGSAVAGIQFLKDRGAKNIKFMCLLASRVGIDLINKDHPDVDIYAAVVDEKLNDHGYIVPGLGDAGDRLFGTK
- a CDS encoding low molecular weight protein arginine phosphatase; amino-acid sequence: MMKILFVCTGNTCRSSMAEGIFKKLTGNRGNDIEDMEIISAGTLVLQQEPANPKAIKVMEDMDIDITPHTSQALTFQLAQEADLILTMTQRHKDQILQMEPYLQGKVFTLLEYAQGEEKGDLALDIPDPFGLSIEEYRKTAEEIQGALEKILRKLLENRK